DNA from Brassica napus cultivar Da-Ae chromosome C4, Da-Ae, whole genome shotgun sequence:
aaccttaatataatttatgtaatctcaacagtacaaataacaaattaaaaagacaaacaaacaataagtttcagtgacacagcaaacaacaccacgaactatatcaatcacattactaacacaattTAGTTATTCGTGAGTGCAGAACAGTGCATACACAGTttttcatcatcacaactctaaccctataacaattaaaaaacttgaaaaacaatgatcaacccaaaacgcaaaattcacagctacaataaccctaacaaatattgagatgaaataaGAACTCTGTCCACaactccgcgcttgcgcgggggcaATGCCCCTAATTCTTAAAAACATTACAgtgtaatattttcttaaatttttaatacatttaaatCTCATTGCAACtcctaatatatataaaactatgcATATATCCATCAAATTCTTAAAAACATTACGgtgtaatattttcataatttttttatatatttaaatctcATTGCAACTCTTAACAAATAACAAATCTTTCgatttttaaaatcaacaaactctATAAACTTAACTACCAATAACCTCATTTTTTGTCACGAACCAATAACCCCATTTATTTTGGGTTTCAATGGTACTATTTAGGCCTGAGCATTTCAAatattggttcggttcggttcgggtatttcgggtttcaggtagttcggataggggctggaggatccatttagtacttgacctattttcggttcggttcggttcagatagtttcgggtttggttcggatagtaaatgtaggaaccgaaaaatatccgaaaaaaaatcggttctcatttggatccggttcgggttcggatagttcgggtagttcggataatttggataaaatatcggttatttaggataaaatatcaaataattaggatgatttagataaaaaaaattggatatttcggattactttggatatttcggataaaactatccggatagtttcggatactttcgggtagtttggatactttataataatttagttatcctcaactattttcagatacttttatagaattttaaattaaaaatatatattcagtgatgttatatgtatatataattaatatttttatatattcgggtacccgttcggttatcggttcggttccggttcggatcggttatttcggatataaaaatatagaaaccgtTCGGATATTTGAGGGTATTAGTCCGGCTCcagtttcgggtatttcggttcggttccggttcggttcttcggtttcgGTTATTTTGCTCCGGCCTAGTACTACTTATCAATGGTGAAGTTATATGAACACCGAGAACAAAACTCTACTCTTTTGGCGTCAAAGTTTCACATGTTGCATATTATTATCCTTTTATCCCTAACTAAAACTTTCTATGATTTAACATGTAAAATACTAAAAGTCTAAGTCAATCCAAGCTAAACACGCTATTGTTTACAGGAAAACATCagagaagaaaataatattaccGAGACTTAATAGATAACCTAGAGATTTCATTACTCTCAAACTCAAGCCTCAATGTGTGTTTTGTAACATGGATGTCGGGGAAATTATCGTGGTAACTCTACTTCTTGTTATTTTCGTATTGTGGGTTCTTACAGGCTTTTGGTGCAAAGGAGGTGTCAATCCTGATGATGGTGTCGTTACAGGAGGAGGTGATCATGGAAATGATAGCAATCGTGGGGATATTGAAGACGGAGGTGATGGTGGAGATGATACCAATGGTGGGGAAACTGAAGGCGGAGGTGATGGTGGAGATGATAGCAATGATGAGGATATTGAAGGCGAGGTGGAGGAGGTGGAGATCACGGTGGTGACGGTTGACGCCGCGATGCAATCTTCACTAACTCTTAGTTGAACTAGCTAGACTTCTTCTATGTCTCGTTTTTTCCTtggttataatgttttttgtgtTGCTTACGGCTCATAGCCAAGTTGTTAGAAGACTTAATTTCTTTATCTCGTTACTTCGTTAGACTTATAGGATTTCATAATATTAGTATTATATGTGTACATGATTGCTGACTTCTCAAAACTGATAATTGAGCAAATCCTTTgacatgagtttttttttttcgcaaGCCTGCTTAAGATTATATAGTCTTATGGgtttttttcgattttgttttCTCTATTATGTTATTCTTCatgtattttctttattttgaaaaatggagacagaGACATGTTAAACGATATGTCTCTGACTTTtactttattcaaaaaaaaaagtacaagaGGAGTAAAAGAAGGGAACGAGAGAGCGATGTTTGTTGTCTTTATCTCTTCTCTTTCTGTACATTATGAGAGGCCTACAATTCGAatagaacaaaagaagaagaaaaaagactcAAAACCCCCACAAAATgaatcttctaactatggtacAACACCATGAATTGATTTTCTTTGCATACTAAAATCATTTACCAAAATGATTCAATCGCTTACTTGTGACTTTGAAGATGCCGGAGCATACCAATGTGGATGCGAGGAGAATGATATCTATGGCAGTTCACTCTCGATGCCATCTTCAAACTTTGTTTATATGAATAGGCAACAAGATCAACATTCCAACGCTACTAAAATCAACTTTACACTTTAGTAATGAGTGAACTATCTCTTTTGAAAACcacaacttttattttatacattttaaaattccaCTTGATTGATGTAAAGCGTATATATTTGAACAATTGGCTTTGAATCTTAGATCTACCGTCAAGACatctacaaaagaaaaagatcaaTGATCAGTTGGAATGAAGTGTCTAgctatctttcttcttcttttcagcCCAAACAGTTCTTCAATAATAAATAACACCAAGGTATAGATATTaggataaccaaaaaaaaaaaaaaaaaaaggaaacttgaGCCGGACCACATCCTCATGTTGGCATAAGATGAAATCATCACCTTATGCGACACCACCTTTGGACCACCCAAATGTGAGATAGCATCCAATAGATAGATTTCACCACGGCAACAAGATCTCCAAATATCTAACTAAAATAGATTAATATTCACTACTATTTtgattgaaaatgtaaaaagacaATATTCGGCTCATTTTATCCAGGTTAGCTGAtctaaaaaattattgttagatATTTAACATACTGTAGTTTATATTCCTAAGAACGTTTTAATGTATGTGTTGACTTTTTTTAGCAAAAGAGAGATGTACTACATTTTTTATGTAAATCAggtaaaatcaaaaataatttttctatctaaaacttaatcaaataaaatggcTAATAAGCTAATTAATATAGATtggttaaaaataaagaacaagaaaatataaaaagaaagaaaacattttACTTTTACCGGTATATTTGGGTAATTAGCGCAAATTGGATGTTTAACGGAATATTTAAGTAGTTAACCGGATAAACGAATGATAAATATCCAAAACAGACGTACCGAACCGAGTCAGTAAAGAagcatatattaaaagaaagtAACTGAAACTCGAGAGTCAGACAAAGAATCTGTTTAGACTTCAGTGGCCGTGTATGTACTTCGCTTACTTCGTCATCCGCCTCTTGATTTCGCGCcacctctcttcctctctctgtGTTATCTTTTTTCTTCCGATCCGTCTGAGTTTATCTTGGTAAGTGGTCCCTAGCTTCCACTTTAATTTCTCTTATTACATCCCTCTCTCTTGCTCTTGTTTGGTCggagtgagaaaaaaaaaacgaaaagggAAAGTGTGAGTCTCGTTTGCTTTCACACTTAGATGATCAATTGGTGACAAAAAGTTGTTGATTCTCCAAGGTTTTACTTAGATCTGTGAACAATTCTTTCCGTGTGAGTTATTTATTCCAAGAATATTCATAATCCTTCTCCAATTCTACAACATACTGTTGAGCTTCCTAAGATTTGAGTCTAAAGTATCAAACTGTTTCAACtcaatttttttgtgtgtgtgtctcTAGTGGTTACAGTACACTTTCCTCATGTTCTCTGTCTTATTGTTGCAGAGTACTTAGTCTCAAGGTGGATGGAAGAATCATCTAAGATTTGGCATTAGTGCACTCTTGAATGCAATATAGAGCCATTACTTTGAGGTTTCAGGTGATTGCATCACTATAATGAGGCAACAAAGAGCCTCTAATGTTCATGAGGATAGATGTAAGGATGAGCTGGTGAAGCGTGATATGTTGGATCCGCCAAGGTATCTCCAAAGAGCTGAAGATCTCCGCGGAAAGGCGCTGAGTTTTGGAGTTTTGGATTGGAAACAGTTAGAAAAACGGAAGGATACTGCTTCAGAGGGAACCAAAGGAGCGTGTTGTAGCTATGCTTCTTCATACACTGCTTCGTTGGAACTAGATTTAGCAACAGGGGCTGTTAAAAGACTGGATCTAGATGGAAGACAAGATGATGTCCAAGGCCAGTGTTCAAGTCCGGTTAATGTAATGGAAATGAACCAAGACTCTTTAGAGAAGCCATGCTTGTCTGTGACATCTAAAAAAGAAAGACATGCTTCTCCTCCCAACCGCCGGTTTAGTTTTAGTCAAATGAGAAGAAGTTTCAGTAGTAAAGAAAGCTCATCCTCTGGTCCTGTGTTCTCAAGTGCATCTCATGCTTCAGCTAAATCAGGTCCGTTGACATTCAACAACTCGGCCATAACAAAACCAAACGGTCACAGCAGAACGAGATCAGGTCCTGTAATGAAACCAAAGACTGACAAGAATGTCACATTACAAGTTCCTTCAAAACCTTCCAACACAAGATCACACGCTCTTTTGCAGTTCACTTTGAGAAAAGGTATCAGTTTATATCAGTTTGTAGTTGACAACAACGTTCTTGCTGCCACCATGAAGAGTTTAGATTCTTCTAGAAAGTCATACACATTGTATTCAGTCAAAGAAGTAAAGAACAAGAGTGGGAACTGGTTAGGCCGCCACAGGAGCGATCATCCGTTTGTACATACAATCATCGGTCAGATGAAGATTAATGCGGATTCAGCAACTCACAGAACAGAATCTGTTTTGTTTGGTGTTGAGACAAACGAAGAGCTTGCAGCAGCTATTGTTCAGACAAGAAACATGACTCAGAAGCAGAACACAACAACTACTGTTATACTCCCTAGTGGAGCTCACACGCTTCCTAAAGACTGTAACGCCCCTCTGAAGTTGCTTGACCGGTGGGAATCTGGTGGATCATGCGACTGTGGTGGTTGGGACATTGGTTGCAAACTCCGTGTCGTCTCTAATGATCATCATACAAAGTCTAAACCTTTCTCAAGCTTTCAACTGTTTGGTGATCAGGTAAGTTGTTCTGTTCAACTCTTAAGTGTGATTCATTGTTAACACCTGGAACTCTCACAGGAAAGAGGCGAGCCAGTATTCAAAATGGTGAGACACGACGATGAACTCCACTCAGTTGAGTTCGGATCATCGGTTTCTCTCTTGGAAGCTTTCTTTATTGCATTGGCAGTAAGCAGTCACCAGAACTGGtgtgaagaggaggaggaggaagcagtGTTGAAGAGAGTAACATCAACCAAGTACGCATCAAACCCACCTGTTTCTCCAATAGGTCGGGTCTAGTGACAATCATTTGGCTTAGCTGGCTGAGCTAGAGACTGTGTTGGGCTGTGCTTTAATACAACTGTAATTAAGAATATATTTGGCAGAACTGTTTAGAATTTGCGCAGTGTATAAAATATagtgaaaatacatttttatattttcagctTCAAATCtcttaacaacaaaaaaatcaagtcattttgttatatcaataaccaaacaaaattaTCTTTGTAAATTGTAACATGGAAATTTTTTGATTCTTGTGTCCCGGATTCAAACACCTTTTAGATGGAAGATTATTCTTTAAATCGGGATATTTAAAGGCTAAGTCTAACTTTTTTATACAAAGATGTGTAGTTTACATGGAAATTAGTGGGGGAAAAGACATTAATTAGCAAAAATAGTTATCATAAGACACCACAGTTTTAGACAGCCTATGAGAGTAAGACCAAGACAAGAACTAAGCTaatttcgaaaagaaaaaaattaccttcagcatttaaagtaaaaaaactattaatcctTTTTGGGGTTTGATACGTTTATGAATTATGATACAGTATAAACAACTTATTGAGGATAGAGGGACAACTCAGCTAAGCATGTAAGGATAGAAACCTTATTTGACAGACATGCTTCGCTGCTTTGCCCTTACGTACCCACATGCTCCTCCAAATCATATCACGTGTAGTGTTGATCCTGAATTAATATTTAAACCTTGTATTAAgttctttttatttgttaacGAACTTTAGGCTAAGTTGCTAACTGGCCACTACTAGCTCTAATCACCACCATCAGACATCACCTttgcaattttaaaataaagcgTCAATAACGGTTGGTGTTGGTGGGTTCTTCAACTTCATCTCATGACCATTGACTACTTTTTTGGTTTATCGAGAAAATCTCTATCCGAGacttctgaaaaaaaaattatattgagcGATGGAAGTTTCCTATCAAGaaatatcataactgatatagTAATATTAGTAATCATCCATGATCTATACCTAGATGTTATTTCCCGTTCTTTAAAAAGTGTTTTtgagtaataatttttttttgttgaaaatatgcatgcgtgaaaaaaaaaacacatgaatCATTCATTATGTTAAGAAAATAGGATAAAGACGCATGAATCATACATTCAGTATGACTCGACAATCATTACCAGGTAAAATAACTTTTTAGAATAGCAAAACGAGGGTAAAGACTACAAAACAATAATGGcaaaatgtatttatttgtgTGTCTTATTTGACCAAAATGTAAGGAGTAACGAACAGTTCTAGAAACAAGTTATGATATTTTGAACACCAAAACTGAATGGGACGATTGATAGACTGACTTTCAGTATTGAATTATTTCACAAGGAGACTTTTATGACTTTTCTTATAttattggcaaaaaaaaaaaagaagactttgtttttttttttttgagaaagggcttaAAAAAGAAGACTTTTCTCACATaaatctctctttgtttttttttttaaagaacaccaatcttttttggtttccttgcaaattcttttgttttgttcaaaaccctccaaaaaaaaaattgaagaatttttatatagaatttCACGTTTTCcttaaatatgtttatttacggtttaaaataattaaaactaagACAACTAGGGGGAGCGTACAAACACACTACTATGTTTTTGACTTGGAATAAATTAGattcaaaataataaagagAGTAAGGATAAAACGTATCATTGATATTATCTGTCTTCAAagttcagttaaaaaaaaatgatatcatACAACGTGGTAGCTAAAATTTGTTGTAGATCAATTAAACTTCCATCAATAGTTAAGTTTATAGCCAACAATTAATAGTTTAATCACAGCTAAGCCTAAATACAACCAAATTTAATGGGAAATCCTATAGTTACCATTTGTTTCTAGTCCTACAATTCAATCTGATAGATTCATAAATAAAAGATGTtgaaaactgttaaaagtttaatttcaacacacaataaaaaaaaaaacatatatatgaaaga
Protein-coding regions in this window:
- the BNAC04G45540D gene encoding uncharacterized protein BNAC04G45540D is translated as MRQQRASNVHEDRCKDELVKRDMLDPPRYLQRAEDLRGKALSFGVLDWKQLEKRKDTASEGTKGACCSYASSYTASLELDLATGAVKRLDLDGRQDDVQGQCSSPVNVMEMNQDSLEKPCLSVTSKKERHASPPNRRFSFSQMRRSFSSKESSSSGPVFSSASHASAKSGPLTFNNSAITKPNGHSRTRSGPVMKPKTDKNVTLQVPSKPSNTRSHALLQFTLRKGISLYQFVVDNNVLAATMKSLDSSRKSYTLYSVKEVKNKSGNWLGRHRSDHPFVHTIIGQMKINADSATHRTESVLFGVETNEELAAAIVQTRNMTQKQNTTTTVILPSGAHTLPKDCNAPLKLLDRWESGGSCDCGGWDIGCKLRVVSNDHHTKSKPFSSFQLFGDQERGEPVFKMVRHDDELHSVEFGSSVSLLEAFFIALAVSSHQNWCEEEEEEAVLKRVTSTKYASNPPVSPIGRV